A genomic segment from Salvelinus alpinus chromosome 8, SLU_Salpinus.1, whole genome shotgun sequence encodes:
- the LOC139583080 gene encoding crooked neck-like protein 1: protein MASTAAGKQRIPKVAKVKNKAPAEVQITAEQLLREAKERELELLPPPPKQKITDEEELNDYKLKKRKGFEDNIRKNRTVISNWIKYAQWEESLKEVQRARSIYERALDVDHRNIALWLKYAEMEMKNRQVNHARNIWDRAITILPRVNQFWYKYSYMEEMLGNIAGCRQVFERWTEWEPEEQAWHSYINFELRYKEVDKARSIYERFVIVHPDVKNWIKYARFEEKHGYIAHGRKVFERSVEFFGEEHVNENLFVAFARFEEKQKEFERVRVIYKYALDRIPKHQAQELFKFYTVFEKKFGDRRGIEDVIVSKRRFQYEEEVKASPHNYDAWFDYLRLVESDADPDTAREVYERAIANIPPIQEKRHWRRYIYLWINYALYEELEVKDPERTRQVYQACLDLIPHKKFTFAKMWLLYGQFEIRQKNLQAARRGLGTAIGKCPKNKLFKGYIELELQLREFDRCRKLYEKYLEFAPENCTTWIKFSELETILGDTERARAIFELAIGQPRLDMPEVLWKSYIDFEIEQEEYDNTRGLYQRLLQRTQHVKVWISYAQYELSIDTSDRLQRCRGIFEEANKGLRSCEEKEERLMLLESWKAFEQEFGSDTTRERVKKLLPEKVKKRRKLTAEDGSDAGWEEYYDYIFPEDAANQPNLKLLAMAKMWKRQQQEDDDDEEEEEDEEEENNRGSGKEMEEEDNRRVERDGDEKMDGEENGRVERDGDEKLDGEENGRVKRDGDEKLDGEVNGRVERDGDEKLDEEENGRVERGRDKEMSEDSASSENPMVSELVPQKDSKESTHDDSDDSDESSSSSSSGSSSSDSDSDKDGSEKQPRKSKKDSVND from the exons ATGGCATCCACTGCAGCAGGGAAACAGAGGATACCGAAAGTGGCTAAg GTGAAAAACAAAGCTCCAGCAGAGGTACAAATCACAGCTGAGCAATTGCTCAGGGAGGCAAAGGAGAGAGAGCTCGAGCTTTTGCCACCGCCGCCCAAACAGAAAATCACTGATGAAGAAGAGTTGAACGATTACAAGTTGAAGAAGCGGAAG GGATTTGAAGACAACATCAGAAAGAATCGTACTGTTATCAGCAACTGGATAAAATACGCACAATGGGAGGAGAGCCTGAAAGAAGTCCAGAG ggctcGCTCTATTTACGAGCGTGCTCTGGATGTAGACCACCGGAACATTGCTCTATGGCTGAAGTATGCCGAGATGGAGATGAAGAACCGGCAAGTGAACCACGCCCGCAACATCTGGGACAGGGCCATCACCATCTTGCCTCGTGTCAACCAGTTCTG GTACAAGTACAGTTACATGGAGGAGATGCTGGGCAACATTGCTGGCTGCAGACAGGTGTTTGAGCGCTGGACAGAGTGGGAACCAGAGGAACAAGCCTGGCACTCCTACATCAACTTTGAGCTGCGCTACAAGGAGGTCGACAAGGCCCGCTCCATCTATGAGAGAT TTGTGATTGTCCACCCTGACGTGAAGAATTGGATCAAGTATGCCCGTTTTGAAGAGAAGCATGGCTACATCGCCCACGGGAGGAAGGTGTTTGAGAGATCAGTGGAGTTCTTTGGCGAGGAGCATGTCAATGAGAACCTCTTTGTGGCCTTCGCCAGATTtgaagagaaacagaaagag TTTGAGCGTGTTCGAGTCATCTACAAATACGCCTTGGACAGAATCCCCAAGCATCAGGCTCAGGAGCTCTTCAAATTCTACACAGTATTCGAGAAGAAGTTTGGAGACCGGAGGGGAATTGAGGACGTCATCGTCAGCAAGCGGAGATTTCAGTATGAGGAGGAAGTCAAG GCAAGCCCACACAATTACGACGCTTGGTTTGATTACCTACGCCTGGTGGAGAGCGATGCGGATCCTGACACTGCCAGGGAGGTCTATGAGAGAGCCATCGCCAACATCCCTCCTATACAGGAGAAGAGGCACTGGAGAAGATACATTTACCTGTGGATAAACTACGCTCTATATGAAGAACTGGAGGTCAAG GACCCGGAGAGAACACGACAGGTGTACCAGGCATGCCTGGATCTCATCCCTCACAAAAAG TTCACATTTGCCAAGATGTGGCTACTCTACGGCCAGTTTGAAATCCGCCAGAAGAACCTTCAAGCTGCCAGACGAGGCTTG GGCACAGCTATTGGTAAATGTCCAAAAAACAAGCTGTTCAAGGGCTACATTGAGCTGGAGCTGCAGCTCCGAGAGTTTGACCGATGCAGAAAGCTCTACGAGAAGTACCTGGAGTTTGCCCCAGAGAACTGCACCACCTGGATCAAGTTCTCTGAGCTGGAGACCATTctaggagacacagagagggccCGGGCCATCTTCGAGCTGGCCATCGGACAGCCACGACTGGACATGCCAGAG GTGTTGTGGAAGTCCTACATCGACTTTGAAATTGAGCAGGAAGAGTATGACAACACCAGGGGCCTCTACCAGAGACTGTTGCAGCGCACACAGCACGTTAAG GTCTGGATCAGCTATGCCCAGTATGAGCTGTCCATCGACACCTCTGACCGGCTGCAGAGGTGTAGGGGGATCTTTGAGGAGGCCAACAAGGGTCTGAGAAGctgtgaggagaaggaggagcgtCTGATGTTGTTGGAGTCCTGGAAGGCGTTTGAGCAGGAGTTTGGTTCGGACACGACCAGGGAGAGGGTGAAGAAACTGCTGCCGGAGAAGGTGAAGAAGAGGAGAAAGCTCACAGCAGAGGACGGG TCGGATGCAGGGTGGGAGGAGTACTACGACTACATCTTCCCTGAGGATGCAGCCAACCAGCCCAACCTCAAGCTGCTCGCCATGGCCAAGATGTGGAAGAGGCAGCAACAAGAAGATGACGacgacgaggaggaggaagaagatgaggaggaagaaaACAATAGAGGTAGTGGCAAAGAAATGGAGGAAGAAGATAacagaagagtggagagagatggagatgaaaAAATGGATGGAGAAGAAaatggaagagtggagagagatggagatgaaaAACTGGATGGAGAAGAAAATGGAAGAgtgaagagagatggagatgaaaAACTGGATGGAGAAGTAaatggaagagtggagagagatggagatgaaaAACTGGATGAAGAAGAAAATGGaagagtggagaggggtagagacaAAGAAATGTCAGAAGACTCTGCATCATCAGAAAATCCTATGGTCAGTGAGCTTGTGCCTCAAAAAGACTCCAAAGAGAGCACACATGATGACAGCGATGATTCTGAtgaaagcagcagcagcagcagtagtggcagcagcagtagtgATAGTGACAGTGACAAAGATGGCAGTGAGAAACAGCCCAGGAAGAGCAAAAAGGATTCAGTGAATGATTAG
- the LOC139583081 gene encoding N-alpha-acetyltransferase 20-like, with protein sequence MTTLRAFTCDDLFKFNNINLDPLTETYGIPFYLQYLAHWPEYFIVAEAPGGELMGYIMGKAEGSVAREEWHGHVTALSVAPEFRRLGLAAKLMEMLEEISERKGGFFVDLFVRVSNQVAVNMYKQLGYSVYRTVIEYYSASNGEPDEDAYDMRKALSSDTEKKSIVPIPHPVRPEDIE encoded by the exons ATGACAACATTACGAGCTTTTACGTGCGATGATTTGTTCAAGTTCAACAACAT CAACCTGGATCCATTAACAGAGACT TATGGAATCCCATTTTACCTACAGTACCTGGCCCACTGGCCTGAGTACTTCATTGTTGCAGAGGCCCCTGGTGGAGAATTGATGGGTTACA TCATGGGAAAGGCGGAGGGGTCAGTGGCGCGAGAAGAGTGGCATGGGCACGTCACAGCTCTCTCAGTGGCCCCAGAGTTCAGACGACTGGGACTGGCAGCCAAGCTTATGGAGATGCTGGAGGAGATCTCAGAAAG GAAGGGCGGGTTCTTTGTTGACCTGTTTGTTCGAGTCTCCAATCAAGTGGCGGTGAACATGTACAAACAGCTAGGCTACAGCGTTTACAGAACCGTGATAGAGTACTATTCTGCTAGCAACGGAGAACCGGATGAAGACGCCTATG ATATGAGGAAAGCCTTGTCGAGTGACACAGAGAAGAAGTCCATCGTTCCTATACCACATCCTGTCAGACCAGAAGATATAGAATAG